From Caulobacter segnis, a single genomic window includes:
- a CDS encoding SDR family oxidoreductase: MSQAASLRGKTLFVTGASRGIGLAIALRAARDGANIVIAAKTAEAHPKLPGTIYTAASEIEAAGGHALPLVVDVREEASVQAAVEKAVERFGGIDICVNNASAISLTGTLATDMKRYDLMHQINTRGTFVTSKACIPYLKKAENPHVLMLSPPLDMSPRWFGPHVAYTMAKFGMSMCVLGMAEEFRSDGVAFNALWPRTGIATAAIQFALTGEEGLKHCRTVEIMADAAHAVFLKPSRAFSGNFLIDDTFLYGEGVRDFDQYKVDPSATLMPDFFVPESSGPPPGVKIG; the protein is encoded by the coding sequence ATGAGCCAAGCCGCTTCACTCCGGGGCAAGACCCTGTTCGTCACCGGCGCCTCGCGCGGCATCGGCCTGGCTATCGCCCTGCGCGCCGCGCGCGACGGCGCCAACATCGTCATCGCCGCCAAGACCGCCGAGGCCCATCCCAAGCTGCCGGGCACCATCTACACCGCCGCCAGCGAGATCGAGGCGGCGGGCGGCCATGCCCTGCCGCTGGTGGTCGACGTCCGCGAGGAGGCCAGCGTCCAGGCGGCGGTCGAGAAGGCCGTCGAGCGGTTCGGCGGCATCGACATCTGCGTCAACAACGCCTCGGCCATCTCGCTGACCGGCACGCTGGCGACCGACATGAAGCGCTACGATCTGATGCACCAGATCAATACGCGCGGCACGTTCGTCACGTCCAAGGCCTGCATCCCGTATCTGAAGAAGGCCGAGAATCCGCACGTCCTGATGCTGTCGCCGCCGCTGGACATGTCGCCGCGCTGGTTCGGTCCGCACGTGGCCTACACCATGGCCAAGTTCGGCATGTCGATGTGCGTGCTGGGCATGGCCGAGGAGTTCAGGAGCGACGGCGTCGCCTTCAACGCCCTGTGGCCGCGCACCGGCATCGCCACCGCCGCCATCCAGTTCGCCCTGACCGGCGAGGAGGGGCTCAAGCACTGTCGCACCGTCGAGATCATGGCCGACGCGGCCCATGCCGTGTTCCTGAAGCCGTCGCGGGCGTTCAGCGGCAATTTCCTGATCGACGACACCTTCCTGTACGGCGAGGGCGTGCGCGATTTCGACCAGTACAAGGTCGATCCGTCGGCGACCCTGATGCCGGACTTCTTCGTGCCGGAGAGCAGCGGGCCGCCACCAGGGGTAAAGATCGGCTAG
- a CDS encoding TfoX/Sxy family protein, translating into MNWWIRPASAGVAGRTETGMAVSDDYRDFVLEQLAPLGHITARRMFGGVGIYANGLFFALIDDDVLYLKGDESLKVEFEAAGSHAFTPFGYDKPMGYWTAPAEAMDDQEFLLDWSRKSLEVAARAAATKKKR; encoded by the coding sequence ATGAACTGGTGGATCAGGCCCGCATCGGCGGGTGTGGCGGGACGGACTGAAACGGGCATGGCGGTCTCTGACGACTATCGGGATTTCGTTCTGGAGCAACTGGCGCCGCTGGGCCACATCACCGCGCGCCGAATGTTCGGCGGCGTGGGGATCTATGCCAACGGACTGTTCTTCGCGCTGATCGACGACGACGTTCTCTACCTCAAGGGCGACGAGTCGCTCAAAGTCGAGTTCGAGGCCGCCGGATCGCACGCCTTCACCCCGTTCGGCTACGACAAGCCGATGGGCTATTGGACGGCTCCGGCCGAGGCCATGGACGACCAGGAATTCCTGCTGGACTGGTCGCGCAAGTCGCTTGAGGTCGCCGCGCGGGCGGCGGCGACTAAGAAGAAGCGCTAG
- a CDS encoding GNAT family N-acetyltransferase: MPVSVRPATPADAGLIHQFILDLADYEKLLDEVTASESDTAAALFGDNARAFADIAELDGQAVGFALWFYNYSTFVGRHGIYLEDLFVRPAARGSGAGKALLANLAKRCVDEGLGRLEWSVLDWNAPSIAFYDSLGAAAMDEWIIRRLTGEGIRKLAGV, translated from the coding sequence ATGCCCGTTTCAGTCCGTCCCGCCACACCCGCCGATGCGGGCCTGATCCACCAGTTCATCCTCGATCTGGCGGACTATGAGAAGCTGCTAGACGAGGTCACGGCCAGTGAAAGCGACACGGCCGCCGCGCTTTTCGGCGACAATGCCCGGGCGTTCGCCGACATCGCCGAGCTCGACGGCCAGGCGGTCGGCTTCGCGCTGTGGTTCTACAACTATTCGACCTTCGTCGGCCGGCACGGGATCTATCTGGAGGATCTGTTCGTGCGGCCGGCGGCGCGCGGCTCGGGCGCGGGCAAGGCGCTGCTGGCCAACCTGGCCAAGCGCTGCGTCGACGAGGGTCTGGGCCGACTGGAATGGTCGGTGCTGGACTGGAACGCGCCGTCGATCGCCTTCTATGACAGCCTGGGCGCGGCGGCGATGGACGAATGGATCATCCGCCGCCTGACCGGCGAGGGAATCCGCAAGCTGGCGGGCGTCTGA
- a CDS encoding MFS transporter, with amino-acid sequence MSDPASPETPASVPDTSTRALLRERDFLLFWVARFVSTLGVQIQSVALGWQVYAIARLTHSVGESAFMVSMIGLAQFLPLFLLTLVAGETADRRTRKLIVATTLGLDAISATVLLVLAMSGSHHLWPIFAVSVMFGASRAFLSPASSAMGPMLVPRALLPRAIAWNSLSWQAGSIIGPALGGLLLIHSPGMAFGASLGLYLAAALLALSIRKSTKPEQQPGSRAELIKEGLSYVWNNKIVFGSISLDLFAVILGGATALLPVFAKDVLHIGPGGFGLLRAAPAVGAVLVGIYLASNPIRRHAGRIMFAGVAVFGLATVVFGLSKLEWLSVAALAVLGGADMLSVYVRQTLVQIVTPDAMRGRVAAVSGVFISASNELGEVESGAVAWLLGPIGAAVFGGVGAMAVTALWAFLFPDLRKADRLE; translated from the coding sequence ATGTCCGACCCAGCCTCCCCAGAGACGCCCGCGTCCGTCCCCGACACCTCTACGCGCGCGTTGTTGCGGGAGCGTGACTTCCTCCTGTTCTGGGTGGCGCGGTTCGTCTCCACCCTGGGGGTGCAGATCCAGTCGGTGGCCTTGGGCTGGCAGGTCTACGCCATCGCCCGCCTGACCCATTCCGTCGGCGAGTCGGCGTTCATGGTCAGCATGATCGGCCTGGCGCAGTTCCTGCCGCTGTTCCTGCTGACCCTGGTGGCCGGCGAGACGGCCGACCGTCGGACCCGCAAGCTGATCGTCGCCACGACGCTGGGCCTGGACGCGATCAGCGCCACCGTGCTGCTGGTCCTGGCTATGTCGGGTTCGCACCATCTGTGGCCGATCTTCGCCGTCTCGGTGATGTTCGGGGCCAGCCGCGCCTTCCTGTCGCCGGCCAGCAGCGCCATGGGGCCGATGCTGGTGCCGCGCGCCCTGCTGCCGCGCGCCATCGCCTGGAACTCCCTGTCCTGGCAGGCCGGCTCGATCATCGGCCCGGCCCTGGGCGGCCTGCTGTTGATCCATTCGCCGGGCATGGCCTTCGGCGCCTCCCTGGGCCTCTACCTCGCCGCCGCCCTGCTGGCGCTGTCGATCCGCAAGTCGACCAAGCCCGAGCAACAGCCCGGCTCCCGCGCCGAGCTGATCAAGGAAGGCCTGTCCTATGTCTGGAACAACAAGATCGTCTTCGGCTCGATCTCGCTGGACCTTTTCGCGGTGATCCTGGGTGGGGCCACCGCCCTGCTTCCGGTGTTCGCCAAGGACGTGCTGCACATCGGCCCCGGCGGCTTTGGCCTGCTGCGGGCCGCGCCGGCGGTGGGCGCGGTGCTGGTCGGGATCTATCTGGCCAGCAATCCGATCCGCCGCCACGCCGGCCGGATCATGTTCGCGGGCGTCGCCGTCTTTGGCCTGGCGACGGTGGTGTTCGGCCTCTCGAAGCTGGAATGGCTGTCGGTGGCCGCCCTGGCGGTGCTGGGCGGAGCGGACATGCTGTCGGTCTATGTCCGCCAGACCCTGGTCCAGATCGTCACGCCCGACGCCATGCGCGGCCGCGTCGCCGCTGTCTCGGGCGTGTTCATCAGCGCCTCCAACGAGCTGGGCGAGGTCGAGAGCGGCGCGGTGGCCTGGCTGCTGGGTCCCATCGGCGCGGCGGTGTTCGGCGGCGTCGGGGCTATGGCGGTCACCGCGCTGTGGGCCTTCCTGTTCCCCGACCTGCGCAAGGCCGACCGGCTGGAATAG
- a CDS encoding DUF1285 domain-containing protein, translating into MTDARPKAGLEGVAQAVKAAGERGLPPVHLWNPAHCGEIDIRIRKDGVWFHEGTPIGRAALVRLFSTVLRLDPDGYHLVTPVEKMRITVEDAPFIATRVDRVDGTLVFQTNVGDTVEAGPENRIRVEIDPETGEPRPYVHVRRGLEALIARPVFYELAEMARLEGDTWGVTSNGAFFPIASPGTAPA; encoded by the coding sequence ATGACCGATGCGCGCCCCAAAGCCGGACTGGAAGGCGTCGCCCAAGCCGTGAAGGCGGCGGGCGAGCGCGGTCTGCCACCGGTGCATCTATGGAACCCTGCCCACTGCGGCGAAATCGACATCCGCATCCGCAAGGACGGCGTCTGGTTTCACGAGGGTACGCCGATCGGCCGGGCGGCCCTGGTGCGCCTGTTCTCCACCGTGCTGCGCCTCGATCCGGACGGCTATCACCTGGTCACGCCGGTCGAGAAGATGAGGATCACGGTCGAGGACGCGCCATTCATCGCCACGCGCGTCGATCGTGTGGACGGGACGCTCGTCTTCCAGACCAATGTCGGCGACACGGTCGAGGCCGGACCGGAGAACCGGATCCGTGTCGAGATCGATCCCGAGACCGGCGAACCGCGGCCCTATGTCCATGTGCGCCGAGGGCTGGAGGCGCTGATCGCCCGGCCGGTGTTCTACGAGCTGGCCGAGATGGCGCGCCTGGAAGGCGACACCTGGGGCGTGACCTCGAACGGCGCGTTCTTCCCGATCGCCTCGCCCGGAACGGCGCCGGCATGA
- a CDS encoding CoA pyrophosphatase encodes MSREERRAWITQRLHPISDYDPSLANPMKSDFDLNPGLKVDNPHALRPAAVLVGLVEHEDGLTVLLTRRSDTLRSHTGQIAFPGGRCDPGETPWQTALREAQEEVALDPAFVTVAGLLHGYQTVTGFHVMPVVGFIDPKATFVPSPEEVADVFETPFDFLMDPANHQRQHREAPGGERRHFYAMPWNDRFIWGATAGMLRSLYEALYGEDGHSPHLPSGGGGAS; translated from the coding sequence TTGTCTCGTGAGGAGCGGCGCGCCTGGATCACCCAGCGGCTGCATCCGATCTCGGACTACGATCCCAGCCTGGCCAATCCCATGAAGTCGGACTTCGATCTCAATCCGGGGCTGAAGGTCGACAACCCTCATGCTCTGCGCCCCGCCGCCGTGCTGGTGGGCCTGGTCGAGCATGAGGACGGCTTGACCGTCCTCCTGACCCGCCGCTCGGACACCCTGCGCAGCCATACCGGCCAGATCGCCTTTCCGGGCGGCCGCTGCGATCCCGGCGAGACGCCCTGGCAAACGGCCCTGCGCGAGGCCCAGGAAGAGGTGGCGCTGGATCCGGCCTTCGTGACCGTGGCAGGGCTACTGCACGGCTACCAGACCGTGACCGGCTTCCACGTCATGCCGGTGGTCGGCTTCATCGATCCCAAGGCGACCTTCGTCCCCAGTCCTGAGGAGGTGGCCGACGTCTTCGAGACGCCGTTCGACTTCCTGATGGATCCGGCCAATCACCAGCGCCAGCATCGCGAGGCGCCGGGCGGCGAGCGTCGGCACTTCTACGCCATGCCGTGGAACGACCGCTTCATCTGGGGGGCGACGGCGGGCATGCTCCGATCGCTGTACGAGGCGCTTTACGGCGAGGACGGCCATTCGCCCCATTTGCCGTCTGGCGGAGGCGGCGCGTCCTAG
- a CDS encoding CCA tRNA nucleotidyltransferase, with protein MSSETIGPAPWMTLPKTQAVIAALEARGGPGCARFVGGCVRNTLMGKPIDDIDIATTLTPDAVIAALEQAGLRAIPTGIDHGTVTALSAGRPYEITTLRKDVETDGRRAVVAFTDDWSEDAQRRDFRFNTLYVDAEGRLYDPTGEGVSDARDGKVVFVGDPMTRIREDYLRILRFFRFQAWYGRGEADPAALAACEALRDRLLGGTAERLQKELMKMLAAEDPRSAFRLMAATGVLPTILPSVESLARFEALVAIETEQLFEIDPVLRLAALIPDDAEAAGRLAERLRLPNAVRDRVVEAVGQEPRIVSWMSPREARRAVYALGQGAFSDRIKLAWAGSGRDSTAPQWRALLALAETWTPPAFPLSGEEILKAGVPKGPMVGEVRREIELWWIDQDFIEDKFSAIERLKAVAQGMVY; from the coding sequence TTGAGCAGCGAGACGATCGGCCCCGCGCCGTGGATGACGCTTCCGAAGACCCAGGCGGTGATCGCCGCCCTGGAGGCGCGCGGCGGTCCCGGCTGCGCCCGCTTCGTGGGCGGCTGCGTGCGCAACACCCTGATGGGCAAGCCGATCGACGACATCGACATCGCCACCACCTTGACCCCGGACGCGGTCATCGCGGCGCTGGAGCAGGCGGGGCTACGCGCCATTCCGACCGGCATCGACCACGGTACGGTCACGGCGCTGTCGGCCGGCCGGCCCTACGAGATCACCACCCTGCGCAAGGATGTCGAGACCGACGGCCGCCGGGCGGTGGTGGCCTTCACCGACGACTGGAGCGAGGACGCCCAGCGCCGCGACTTCCGCTTCAACACCCTCTATGTCGACGCCGAGGGCCGTCTCTACGATCCGACCGGCGAGGGCGTCAGCGACGCGCGGGACGGCAAGGTGGTGTTCGTCGGCGATCCGATGACCCGTATCCGCGAGGACTATCTGCGGATCCTGCGCTTCTTCCGCTTCCAGGCCTGGTACGGCCGGGGCGAGGCCGACCCGGCGGCCCTGGCCGCCTGTGAGGCGCTGAGGGACCGGCTGCTGGGCGGCACGGCCGAGCGCCTGCAGAAGGAACTGATGAAGATGCTGGCCGCGGAGGACCCGCGTTCGGCCTTCCGGCTGATGGCCGCCACGGGGGTGTTGCCCACGATCCTGCCCTCGGTGGAGTCGCTGGCCCGGTTCGAGGCCCTGGTCGCCATCGAGACCGAGCAGCTGTTCGAGATCGATCCGGTCCTGCGCCTGGCTGCCTTGATCCCCGACGACGCCGAGGCCGCCGGACGGCTGGCCGAGCGTCTGCGTCTGCCCAACGCTGTTCGCGACCGCGTCGTCGAGGCCGTGGGCCAGGAGCCGCGTATCGTCTCGTGGATGAGCCCGCGCGAGGCCCGCCGCGCCGTCTACGCCCTGGGCCAGGGCGCGTTCAGCGACCGGATCAAGCTGGCCTGGGCCGGCTCGGGCCGCGACTCGACCGCGCCCCAGTGGCGGGCCCTGCTGGCCCTGGCCGAGACCTGGACGCCGCCCGCCTTCCCGCTGTCGGGCGAGGAGATCCTCAAGGCCGGCGTGCCCAAGGGGCCCATGGTCGGCGAGGTCAGGCGCGAGATCGAGCTCTGGTGGATCGACCAGGACTTCATCGAGGACAAGTTCAGCGCTATCGAACGCCTGAAGGCGGTCGCGCAAGGGATGGTGTACTAG